In Desulfopila inferna, a single window of DNA contains:
- a CDS encoding ABC transporter permease subunit → MFELLKRSPLSARIGLGIVLINCLIAIFAPFLAPYDETSVVGDVWESFSSQFYLGTDHLGRDLFTRMVFGARNTIALAFLTTAISFVLGTSLGFIAATKGGWVDQIFSRIIDIFMAFPTLIFALMIISVLGSSIPVLIFTIALLDSTRVYRLSRAVAMDIEVMEFVEAARLRGEGLWWIMRHEILPNAMPPLVAEFGLRFCFVFLFIASLSFLGLGLQPPLADWGGMVRENGGAITFGIYIPLIPAAAIAVLTVGVNLIVDWFLHLASGLHE, encoded by the coding sequence GTGTTTGAACTGTTGAAAAGATCACCTCTAAGCGCCCGTATCGGTCTTGGTATCGTGCTGATCAACTGTTTGATCGCCATTTTTGCACCGTTTCTTGCCCCCTATGATGAAACCAGCGTAGTCGGCGATGTCTGGGAGAGCTTTTCTTCACAATTTTATCTGGGAACAGACCATCTCGGCAGGGACCTGTTCACCCGCATGGTTTTCGGGGCCAGAAACACCATCGCCCTTGCCTTTCTGACCACCGCCATTTCCTTTGTGCTCGGAACTTCGCTCGGGTTTATCGCCGCGACCAAGGGCGGCTGGGTGGATCAGATATTCAGCCGGATCATCGATATATTCATGGCCTTTCCAACCCTTATCTTCGCTCTGATGATCATCTCGGTTTTGGGCTCTTCCATCCCTGTGCTGATCTTCACCATCGCTCTGCTCGATTCCACCAGGGTGTACAGGCTGTCCAGGGCCGTGGCCATGGACATTGAAGTGATGGAATTTGTCGAGGCGGCCCGGTTGCGCGGGGAAGGTTTGTGGTGGATCATGCGCCATGAGATCCTGCCCAACGCCATGCCGCCGCTGGTGGCCGAATTCGGCCTGCGCTTCTGCTTTGTTTTTCTGTTTATCGCCTCGCTGAGTTTTCTCGGCCTGGGACTGCAGCCCCCCCTGGCCGACTGGGGCGGCATGGTCAGGGAAAATGGCGGTGCCATCACCTTTGGCATCTATATCCCGCTGATACCCGCGGCAGCCATTGCCGTACTCACCGTCGGTGTCAATCTCATTGTCGACTGGTTTCTGCATCTGGCCAGCGGACTGCATGAATAA
- a CDS encoding ABC transporter ATP-binding protein translates to MKKSNLLEIRNLYIEGYYENQWNTIVEDISLSLQRGEVLGLIGESGAGKSTIGLAAMGYTRQGCRLASGSIMLDGDELMGASEEELRAVRGTKIAYVAQSAAASFNPFHRIINQYVEAPVRHGLMNSSEAEQEAIRIYERLFLPNPETIGQRYPHELSGGQLQRAMVAMAMSCKPDIIVFDEPTTALDVTTQIEVLAAIKEITKKMNKAALYITHDLAVVAQVAHRIMVLRNGRLVEEGETRRLIKHPREQYTRELLAVRSLREEKGDSEKMDIILDINDVSATYTGEENVLEDIELTVRRGRTVALVGESGSGKSTLAKVVTGLLPPTRGTISFLGEELPPRLEDRDKDSLRRLQMIYQMPDTALNPRQTVRTVIGRPLDFYFGIRGEEGEQKVRELLSRIELDPDSYIDRYTTELSGGEKQRICIARALAAEPDLIICDEVTSALDQLVGEGILTLLQDLQNEMNISYLFITHDLATVKAISDKIVIMLEGKIVEQGEKKKILSPPHHEYTDKLLASIPEMDTEWLDNLLAERAAIYLQEDSQ, encoded by the coding sequence ATGAAAAAGAGCAATCTTCTCGAGATACGAAATCTTTATATCGAAGGATATTACGAGAATCAGTGGAACACCATCGTCGAGGATATCAGCCTCAGCCTGCAACGTGGCGAGGTCTTGGGGCTGATCGGTGAGTCGGGGGCCGGCAAGTCCACCATCGGCCTGGCCGCCATGGGCTACACCCGGCAGGGCTGCCGGCTTGCCTCCGGCTCAATCATGCTCGACGGAGACGAACTTATGGGGGCCTCGGAAGAGGAGCTGCGGGCGGTACGAGGCACTAAAATCGCCTATGTGGCTCAGAGTGCGGCGGCATCCTTCAATCCCTTTCACCGCATCATCAACCAGTATGTGGAAGCGCCGGTGCGGCACGGGCTGATGAACTCCAGCGAAGCGGAACAGGAAGCCATCAGGATCTATGAGCGCCTTTTTCTGCCCAACCCTGAAACCATAGGCCAGAGGTATCCCCACGAGCTCTCCGGCGGTCAGTTGCAGCGGGCCATGGTGGCCATGGCCATGTCCTGCAAGCCGGACATCATCGTGTTCGACGAGCCGACTACGGCCCTCGATGTAACCACCCAGATCGAAGTACTGGCCGCCATCAAGGAGATCACCAAGAAGATGAACAAGGCGGCGCTCTACATCACCCATGACCTGGCCGTGGTAGCTCAGGTAGCCCATCGTATCATGGTGCTGCGCAACGGCCGTCTGGTCGAGGAGGGCGAGACCCGCCGGTTGATCAAGCACCCCCGGGAGCAGTACACCCGGGAGCTGCTCGCCGTGCGTTCGTTGCGCGAGGAAAAGGGGGACAGCGAAAAGATGGACATCATCCTCGATATCAACGATGTCAGTGCCACCTATACGGGAGAAGAAAACGTCCTCGAGGATATCGAACTGACCGTGCGCAGGGGCAGAACCGTTGCCCTGGTAGGCGAATCGGGCAGCGGCAAGAGTACGCTGGCCAAGGTCGTCACCGGCCTGCTGCCGCCGACCAGAGGAACGATCTCCTTTCTCGGCGAGGAGCTGCCGCCGCGGCTTGAGGACCGGGACAAAGATTCGCTCAGAAGACTGCAGATGATCTACCAGATGCCGGACACCGCCTTAAACCCGAGGCAGACGGTTCGCACCGTTATCGGCAGGCCCCTGGATTTTTATTTCGGCATCCGGGGTGAGGAAGGGGAGCAGAAGGTCAGAGAGCTGCTCAGCAGGATCGAGCTCGATCCGGACAGCTATATCGATCGCTATACCACCGAGCTCTCCGGCGGAGAAAAACAGCGGATCTGCATCGCCAGGGCCCTGGCGGCGGAGCCTGATCTGATTATCTGCGACGAGGTTACCTCGGCCCTGGACCAGCTGGTGGGCGAAGGGATCCTGACCCTGCTGCAGGACCTGCAAAACGAGATGAATATCTCCTATCTGTTCATCACCCACGACCTGGCCACGGTAAAGGCCATCTCGGACAAGATCGTCATCATGCTCGAAGGCAAAATTGTCGAACAGGGCGAAAAGAAAAAGATTCTTTCGCCGCCCCACCACGAATATACGGACAAACTGCTGGCCTCGATTCCAGAGATGGATACCGAATGGCTGGACAATCTTCTGGCCGAAAGGGCAGCAATCTATCTTCAAGAAGATAGTCAATGA
- a CDS encoding ABC transporter substrate-binding protein: MSELSILLKLFEQNKISRRQFITQATALGLTAAISPALFSSAAQASTPTKGGRLVMGCTGGSTTDSMDPATLTSNMNQNLNWQIRNNLVEIDHNLQPIPELAESWEATPDAKVWRFKLRKDVEFHNGKTMTSEDVIYSINHHRGEQSKSGAKAYLESIKDIKVDGKYEIIFELSGGSADFPFIMGDYHLTICPAGTTGQQWEEGIGTGAYVLQSWEPGVRAMATRNPNYWKEGRGHFDEVETLSIVDTNARTNALKTGQINYMDRVELKTVHLLKRMPGINVTATTGTAHYTMPMLVDQKPYDDNNVRMALKLIVDREELLRQVLRGYGELGNDHPIAPVNRYYNGELDQRKYDPDKARFHMKKAGMLDHTFNLHAADAAFAGAVDAAVMVQEQAKKAGIKINVVREPDDGYWSNVWMKKEWCMCYWGGRPTEDMMFSVAYANGAPWNDTNWEHKRFNELLLAARAELDNEKRAKMYGEMQEICRNDSGTIVPMYNQMVEASSEKLGHGPISGHMALDGMRNGERWWMKK; the protein is encoded by the coding sequence ATGTCGGAACTCTCAATTTTGCTGAAATTATTTGAGCAGAACAAAATTTCCAGAAGGCAGTTCATCACTCAGGCTACTGCTCTCGGGCTGACAGCAGCAATTTCGCCGGCGCTGTTCTCGAGCGCCGCCCAGGCCTCAACCCCCACAAAGGGAGGCCGCCTGGTCATGGGCTGTACCGGTGGATCAACCACTGACTCAATGGATCCGGCAACGCTGACTTCCAACATGAACCAGAATCTCAACTGGCAGATACGCAACAATCTGGTGGAGATCGACCACAACCTCCAGCCGATTCCGGAACTAGCGGAGTCATGGGAGGCCACTCCGGATGCGAAGGTATGGCGGTTCAAGCTGCGCAAAGACGTCGAGTTTCATAACGGCAAGACCATGACCAGCGAGGATGTCATCTATTCCATCAACCATCACCGCGGCGAGCAATCCAAGTCGGGCGCCAAGGCCTACCTCGAAAGCATCAAGGATATCAAGGTCGACGGCAAGTATGAAATCATATTTGAATTATCCGGTGGCAGCGCCGATTTTCCTTTCATCATGGGAGATTATCATCTCACCATCTGCCCCGCCGGCACCACAGGACAGCAGTGGGAGGAGGGGATTGGGACCGGAGCATATGTGCTGCAGAGCTGGGAGCCCGGGGTACGCGCAATGGCGACGCGCAACCCCAATTACTGGAAGGAGGGCCGCGGTCATTTCGATGAGGTGGAGACCCTTTCCATTGTCGACACCAACGCCAGGACCAATGCCTTGAAAACAGGCCAGATAAATTATATGGACAGGGTCGAGCTGAAAACGGTGCATCTGCTCAAGCGAATGCCCGGCATAAATGTCACGGCAACAACCGGAACCGCCCATTACACCATGCCCATGCTGGTTGACCAAAAACCATATGACGACAATAACGTGCGCATGGCGCTCAAGCTTATCGTCGACCGTGAGGAACTGCTCAGGCAGGTGCTGCGGGGCTATGGCGAATTGGGCAACGACCATCCCATCGCTCCCGTCAATCGTTATTATAATGGAGAACTCGATCAGCGCAAATACGATCCGGACAAGGCCAGGTTCCATATGAAAAAGGCCGGCATGCTCGACCACACGTTCAATCTCCATGCCGCAGACGCAGCATTTGCCGGCGCCGTGGATGCCGCCGTGATGGTCCAGGAGCAGGCCAAAAAGGCGGGCATCAAGATCAACGTGGTCCGTGAGCCCGACGATGGTTACTGGAGTAATGTCTGGATGAAGAAGGAGTGGTGCATGTGCTATTGGGGCGGCAGGCCCACAGAAGACATGATGTTCTCGGTCGCCTATGCCAACGGTGCGCCCTGGAACGATACCAATTGGGAACATAAGCGTTTCAACGAATTGCTTTTGGCGGCGCGGGCGGAGCTCGATAACGAGAAACGTGCCAAAATGTATGGCGAAATGCAGGAGATCTGCAGAAACGACAGCGGTACCATTGTCCCAATGTACAATCAGATGGTAGAGGCATCCTCAGAGAAGCTGGGCCATGGCCCAATTTCCGGCCATATGGCCCTGGACGGCATGAGAAACGGTGAAAGATGGTGGATGAAGAAATAG
- a CDS encoding mechanosensitive ion channel domain-containing protein: protein MRSGFFISLIVGTFFFFMQPCPANAQQDPATVENEISQDSIERLLKDLEDPQKLENLRENLRILLKAEEKAQAEEPGVESGGMLGQMLSIISDNLQEVNQVLAEAGKHVLQIPSLLRELMVEARDTKTLLSWGEMAGKVVLALVAGLLAQALASRLLAGRRKALEDLDAFNNWNKILLLIGTFVLELIPIIAFAAASYGILPLLDPRPGTQLVALTLINSNVLVRLIMAFARLILVPEKPSLNFLPMRRESVYYLYIWVHRIVRTSVYGYFFLEAGLILGLPLSLYLFLLKLLGLVVAILAIILIMQNRKGVSLWLRGDQVPLEASGPSEPEAIDSEDRKTPMAGTLRRRFADFWHIGAILVVAGMFITWALEIDGGLYYVIRAIVLTVMVLALTTFFVRMSRRGIDRLFKISEELKNTYPELEERANRYLPLLRHTVRGILYLIAFFSIMQAWGLGTLSWLLTPQGGAVVSNIVFIFLIVAAAFLFWEIASVKIENYLLREREGIAGKKGNTRLLTLLPLLKNVIRITLILVAGMSVLAHVGINIAPLLAGAGVIGLAVGFGSQALVRDVISGAFILLEDSVAVGDWVDTGGHSGTVENLTIRTLTLRDLSGTVHVIPFGEVTTIQNYNRGYAYALIDAGVAYREDYGEVVQALQDVAAELRQDETWGPDITGDLEVFGMNNLGDSAVEIRVRMKTLPSRQFSVRRAFLERMKRVFDERGIEIPFPHQTIWFGVDKDGTAPPMRVTRQPKDSGPGPENIEGKMEQEPQRPDIEYTSEKQASEEVVEELDLPEKEGKKEES from the coding sequence ATGAGGTCAGGATTTTTCATTTCATTGATAGTGGGGACATTTTTTTTCTTCATGCAGCCCTGTCCTGCCAATGCTCAGCAAGATCCGGCCACCGTTGAGAACGAAATTTCACAGGACAGCATAGAAAGACTGCTGAAGGATCTTGAGGATCCCCAGAAACTGGAAAATCTTAGAGAGAATTTGCGGATTCTTCTAAAAGCCGAGGAAAAAGCGCAGGCCGAAGAGCCCGGAGTGGAATCCGGTGGGATGTTGGGACAGATGCTCTCCATCATCTCCGACAATCTTCAGGAGGTCAACCAGGTACTGGCAGAAGCCGGTAAACATGTATTGCAGATACCTTCCCTGCTCCGGGAACTCATGGTTGAGGCCAGAGATACCAAGACCCTTTTGTCGTGGGGAGAGATGGCAGGAAAAGTCGTACTGGCCCTGGTGGCCGGTCTGTTGGCTCAGGCGCTGGCCTCACGCCTCCTTGCCGGCAGACGCAAAGCACTGGAAGACCTGGATGCTTTTAACAACTGGAACAAAATTCTCCTGCTGATCGGCACCTTTGTGCTGGAATTGATTCCCATCATAGCCTTTGCCGCGGCATCTTACGGCATCCTGCCGCTGCTTGATCCCCGTCCTGGCACGCAACTGGTCGCCCTGACCCTGATTAACTCCAACGTTCTGGTCAGGCTGATCATGGCCTTTGCCCGCCTGATTCTGGTCCCTGAGAAACCTTCATTGAACTTTCTGCCGATGCGGCGTGAATCCGTGTATTATCTGTATATCTGGGTGCATCGAATAGTCAGGACTAGTGTTTACGGCTATTTTTTCCTGGAAGCCGGACTGATCCTCGGATTACCCCTCAGCCTCTACCTGTTCCTGCTCAAACTCCTCGGTCTGGTTGTCGCAATTCTGGCCATCATACTCATTATGCAGAACCGGAAAGGGGTATCGTTATGGCTTCGCGGAGACCAGGTTCCACTTGAAGCGAGTGGCCCCTCTGAACCTGAAGCGATCGATTCAGAAGACCGGAAAACACCAATGGCCGGAACATTACGGCGGCGTTTCGCTGATTTCTGGCATATCGGCGCGATCCTGGTTGTTGCAGGAATGTTTATAACCTGGGCTCTGGAAATCGATGGTGGCTTGTATTATGTTATCAGGGCCATCGTCCTAACGGTTATGGTTCTTGCTCTCACCACCTTCTTTGTGCGCATGAGCAGACGCGGCATAGATCGGCTTTTCAAGATCAGCGAAGAACTCAAAAATACATATCCCGAACTGGAAGAGAGAGCCAATCGATACCTGCCGCTGCTCCGGCATACCGTAAGAGGCATACTCTATCTTATCGCCTTCTTTTCCATCATGCAGGCCTGGGGCCTGGGAACTCTGAGCTGGCTGCTGACACCGCAGGGCGGCGCCGTCGTCTCAAATATAGTATTTATTTTTCTGATTGTTGCCGCTGCTTTTCTCTTCTGGGAAATCGCCAGCGTTAAAATCGAAAACTACCTGCTCAGAGAGCGTGAAGGCATAGCCGGTAAAAAAGGCAACACCCGCCTGCTGACGCTGCTGCCACTTCTCAAAAACGTCATCCGCATCACCCTGATTCTTGTGGCCGGCATGAGTGTGCTCGCTCACGTGGGGATCAATATCGCTCCACTGCTGGCCGGTGCCGGTGTCATCGGACTTGCCGTCGGCTTTGGCTCCCAGGCTCTGGTGCGCGACGTAATTTCCGGCGCCTTTATCCTGCTTGAGGATTCCGTTGCCGTGGGGGACTGGGTTGACACGGGAGGACATTCCGGCACCGTGGAGAATCTCACCATCCGCACCCTGACCCTGCGTGATCTCTCCGGCACCGTTCATGTCATTCCTTTTGGCGAAGTCACCACGATTCAGAATTACAATCGAGGCTACGCCTATGCTCTTATAGATGCCGGAGTCGCCTACCGCGAAGATTATGGCGAGGTGGTCCAGGCGCTGCAGGATGTTGCCGCCGAATTGAGGCAGGATGAAACCTGGGGACCTGATATCACTGGTGATCTCGAGGTGTTCGGCATGAATAATCTGGGTGATTCGGCAGTAGAAATCCGGGTCAGGATGAAGACCCTGCCCAGCCGCCAGTTCTCGGTTCGCCGGGCCTTCCTGGAAAGAATGAAGCGTGTTTTTGACGAACGCGGCATTGAAATCCCTTTCCCCCATCAGACCATCTGGTTCGGCGTCGACAAGGACGGAACAGCGCCACCGATGCGGGTCACCCGGCAACCAAAGGATTCCGGGCCGGGGCCTGAAAACATCGAAGGGAAGATGGAACAGGAGCCGCAGCGGCCTGATATTGAGTACACCTCTGAAAAGCAAGCTTCCGAAGAGGTGGTTGAGGAACTTGATCTGCCTGAAAAAGAGGGAAAAAAAGAAGAAAGTTGA
- a CDS encoding tetratricopeptide repeat protein: MENGYLNRAPSLAVLPFDKLSGNAQYEYFSKGLIDELIVDLSHFSALQIISSYTSSRLADPELDEIEAARNIDIDYLLKGSLLLRSNSMRLNAQLLDTSTRQIIWAERFDAPLDSVFEIQDNIVERVVFTISSEVNKNLLSAAREKSVSSLAAYDCWLRGMDRLRLGTLETDNEAREFFNQALAIDPDYSKALAGLSLSHFNEWSCQLWELWEESEKCAYTYAAKALQLDEGNYLVQMILGRIYLYRRQFEEAGYHISRSLELNSNDADNLVQLASCMAFLGRGAEGEKLFEKALRLNPYRNLWYYQYGSMVYFVLGKFETTVNMALKRQLVNVRVDLPGYIAAAYAHLGQKEPAKNYTSLFVDSFVSFITRGRKPDAEEIIDWLRDANPYKYKEDTDRVVEGILLAGLEDVLAAGGQGQQRIKLVNSAASASIFRQEHAIWHMAFDGIEITMPDLKGFHDIARLLASPETETHCTVLMGSESSMDEKYYAMDERARREYEDHIRELRHEISAAEEHNDIGRREKLQEEMEYLLDHLSRNLGLGKHPRKINSAAERARAAVTLRIRSAVKKIASHHPALAKHLSNSLRTGLFCSYSPEEKRNWTLH; the protein is encoded by the coding sequence ATGGAAAATGGTTACCTGAACAGAGCCCCCTCTCTTGCAGTACTGCCCTTTGATAAACTATCAGGAAACGCTCAGTATGAATATTTTTCCAAGGGGCTGATAGATGAGCTGATTGTTGATCTGTCGCATTTTTCTGCTTTACAGATTATATCTTCTTATACCTCAAGCAGATTAGCCGATCCCGAACTGGACGAAATAGAGGCTGCCAGAAATATTGACATTGATTATCTGCTCAAAGGAAGCCTGCTTTTAAGGTCCAATTCCATGAGGCTCAATGCGCAGCTTCTCGATACCAGCACCCGTCAAATAATTTGGGCCGAGCGTTTCGATGCACCTCTTGATTCCGTTTTTGAGATTCAGGATAATATTGTTGAACGGGTGGTATTTACGATTTCATCTGAAGTAAACAAAAATCTTCTCTCCGCCGCCAGGGAGAAATCCGTGTCCAGCCTGGCAGCATATGACTGCTGGTTGCGCGGTATGGACAGATTGAGGCTCGGTACGCTCGAGACCGACAATGAGGCCAGGGAATTTTTCAATCAGGCTCTGGCCATTGATCCCGATTACTCAAAAGCCTTGGCGGGACTCTCACTTTCTCATTTCAATGAGTGGAGCTGTCAGCTCTGGGAGCTGTGGGAGGAGTCGGAAAAATGCGCCTACACCTATGCGGCAAAGGCGCTTCAACTCGATGAAGGCAATTATCTCGTCCAGATGATACTTGGGCGTATTTATCTCTACCGCAGGCAATTCGAAGAGGCTGGGTATCACATCAGCAGGTCGCTTGAACTGAACAGCAACGATGCGGACAACCTGGTCCAGCTGGCAAGCTGCATGGCTTTTCTCGGAAGAGGTGCAGAAGGCGAGAAGCTCTTCGAAAAGGCGTTGCGCCTCAATCCGTACCGAAATCTCTGGTATTATCAATATGGCTCCATGGTCTATTTCGTTTTAGGAAAATTCGAGACCACAGTCAACATGGCGCTGAAAAGGCAGCTGGTGAATGTCCGGGTGGATCTGCCCGGTTATATCGCTGCAGCCTATGCTCATCTCGGCCAGAAAGAGCCGGCGAAAAATTACACCTCTCTCTTTGTTGACTCCTTTGTCTCTTTTATAACCAGGGGCAGAAAACCGGATGCAGAAGAAATAATTGACTGGCTCAGAGATGCCAACCCCTACAAGTACAAGGAAGATACTGACAGGGTTGTCGAAGGTATTCTGCTGGCAGGATTAGAGGATGTTCTGGCGGCAGGAGGGCAGGGGCAACAGAGGATAAAGCTGGTGAACTCAGCTGCATCAGCATCCATTTTCAGGCAGGAACATGCCATTTGGCATATGGCATTTGACGGTATTGAAATCACCATGCCCGATTTAAAGGGTTTTCATGATATAGCCAGGCTGCTTGCCTCGCCTGAAACGGAGACTCATTGTACCGTTCTCATGGGTTCTGAATCAAGCATGGATGAGAAATATTATGCCATGGATGAAAGGGCACGTCGTGAATATGAAGATCATATCAGGGAACTGCGGCATGAAATTTCTGCAGCTGAGGAGCATAATGACATCGGCAGAAGAGAAAAACTGCAGGAAGAAATGGAATACCTGCTTGATCACCTGTCCAGGAACCTTGGATTAGGCAAACACCCGCGGAAAATCAATTCGGCGGCCGAGCGCGCCAGAGCGGCTGTTACCTTACGAATTCGCAGTGCCGTCAAAAAAATTGCCTCACATCACCCAGCGCTGGCTAAACATCTGTCAAACTCTCTTCGCACCGGCCTGTTTTGCAGCTATTCTCCGGAAGAAAAAAGAAACTGGACTCTGCATTGA
- a CDS encoding tetratricopeptide repeat protein, with protein sequence MRLLKIIIVLSALILYGTQAAAKIHDSRAIEADPFQAEQPIAPRLAGLGNYHFPVTTDNPESQEFFNQGLRLTYAFNHSEALRAFKESVRLDHDNAMAYWGWALVLGPNLNLPMMPDVAPQAYEAIQHALQRKEAVSEREQDFIEALAKRYSKIAPEDRTSLDHAYADAMRALVEKYPEDLDAATLYAASLMNLSPWNYWNLDASPRENTTKILNTLQSVVDREPKHAGALHYFIHTVEARHPERGEKHADMLGGLMPGAGHLVHMPSHIYMRVGRFADSYKVNKRAVEADENYITQCRAQGIYPLNYYPHNIHFMAWSAMVMGRPAEALESARKIVAKVPHELSADKNIWTLYETFLSQPVFVMVRFGMWEEMLSEPRPEVESRYMTGVWHYGRALAFLHTGRITEAEKELHALENQQKFMSTLEHYIGFGTAENLLTIAHEIVLGEIAYAEGDTLEGLAHLERAVRLEDSLIYNEPPDWYFPVRHFLGAMLLDAGRPREAEVVYAADLRKNPENGYSLFGLAKALKQQGKNDDAEAVDIRFKRTWADATHVLATSRF encoded by the coding sequence ATGCGTTTACTCAAGATCATTATCGTCCTATCGGCTTTGATTTTATATGGGACGCAAGCTGCAGCAAAAATACATGACAGCCGGGCGATCGAAGCAGATCCATTCCAAGCAGAACAACCGATAGCGCCCAGACTTGCAGGACTGGGAAATTATCATTTCCCGGTCACAACCGACAACCCCGAATCACAGGAGTTCTTCAACCAGGGACTGAGACTGACCTACGCCTTCAACCATTCGGAAGCCCTGAGGGCCTTCAAGGAATCGGTACGGCTGGATCATGACAATGCCATGGCATATTGGGGCTGGGCGTTGGTGCTCGGACCAAATCTAAATCTGCCGATGATGCCCGATGTTGCCCCTCAGGCGTATGAGGCCATTCAACATGCGCTGCAACGTAAGGAAGCCGTATCGGAAAGGGAGCAGGACTTTATCGAAGCCCTGGCGAAAAGATATTCCAAGATCGCACCAGAAGACCGGACTTCACTTGACCATGCCTATGCCGATGCAATGAGAGCACTGGTGGAGAAATATCCCGAAGATCTGGATGCCGCGACACTTTACGCCGCCTCTCTGATGAACCTGAGCCCATGGAACTACTGGAATCTGGATGCTAGCCCCAGAGAGAATACCACAAAAATTCTCAATACCCTGCAGTCGGTAGTTGATCGTGAACCCAAGCATGCAGGGGCATTGCATTATTTCATCCATACGGTGGAGGCACGTCATCCTGAAAGAGGAGAAAAGCATGCAGATATGCTGGGCGGATTAATGCCTGGAGCCGGTCACCTTGTACATATGCCGTCACACATCTATATGAGGGTTGGCAGATTTGCCGATTCTTATAAAGTAAACAAACGCGCTGTTGAAGCCGACGAAAACTATATAACCCAATGTCGAGCCCAGGGAATCTACCCTCTGAATTATTATCCTCACAATATACACTTCATGGCATGGTCGGCAATGGTTATGGGCCGTCCCGCAGAAGCACTGGAATCAGCCCGAAAGATAGTCGCAAAAGTTCCCCATGAGCTGAGCGCTGATAAAAATATATGGACCCTCTATGAGACGTTTTTATCGCAGCCGGTCTTTGTCATGGTGCGTTTTGGAATGTGGGAGGAGATGCTTTCAGAACCCAGACCTGAAGTAGAATCAAGATACATGACAGGTGTCTGGCACTATGGCAGGGCATTGGCTTTCCTGCATACCGGAAGGATTACTGAAGCCGAAAAAGAACTGCATGCTTTGGAAAATCAACAAAAGTTCATGAGCACGCTTGAGCATTATATCGGCTTTGGCACTGCGGAGAACCTTTTAACAATTGCACATGAAATTGTTCTGGGAGAAATAGCATATGCCGAGGGCGATACCCTGGAAGGCCTGGCCCATCTGGAAAGAGCAGTTCGGCTTGAGGACAGTCTTATCTATAACGAACCGCCCGACTGGTACTTCCCAGTGCGTCACTTTCTCGGCGCCATGCTTCTTGATGCCGGCCGGCCACGTGAAGCCGAGGTCGTATATGCAGCTGATTTGCGCAAAAACCCTGAAAACGGGTATTCATTGTTCGGATTAGCCAAGGCCCTGAAACAACAGGGCAAGAATGATGATGCTGAAGCGGTTGATATCCGCTTTAAAAGAACATGGGCTGACGCTACTCATGTCCTGGCCACCTCTAGATTTTAA
- a CDS encoding NUDIX domain-containing protein — MKRPSQYFRAGAGALIINRRGQVLILERSDIPGSWQLPQGGLDEEEEPYQAVIREVEEETGITASDLQLIAPHPEPLVYELPLQARRNKTGRGQVIYFFLFRFIGDENRLDLTHSKEFRNWRWTTARRMVGLTVEFRAGVYRRLAEHFAQFLSEDEYR; from the coding sequence ATGAAAAGACCAAGTCAGTACTTCAGGGCAGGCGCAGGTGCACTCATCATAAATCGCCGGGGGCAGGTTCTCATTCTTGAACGCTCCGACATTCCCGGTTCCTGGCAGCTGCCCCAGGGCGGCCTGGATGAAGAAGAGGAACCCTATCAGGCAGTTATTCGCGAGGTTGAAGAAGAGACCGGGATCACCGCCAGCGACCTTCAGCTTATCGCCCCGCACCCGGAACCCCTGGTCTATGAATTGCCTCTGCAGGCAAGAAGAAACAAGACCGGCAGAGGGCAGGTCATCTATTTTTTTCTTTTTCGCTTCATAGGTGATGAAAACAGGCTCGATCTCACCCACAGCAAAGAATTCAGAAACTGGCGCTGGACCACGGCAAGACGGATGGTCGGGCTCACCGTCGAATTCAGGGCGGGGGTCTACAGGCGCCTGGCCGAACATTTTGCCCAGTTCCTCAGCGAAGATGAGTATCGATAA